One stretch of Bombina bombina isolate aBomBom1 chromosome 7, aBomBom1.pri, whole genome shotgun sequence DNA includes these proteins:
- the BMT2 gene encoding S-adenosylmethionine sensor upstream of mTORC1 isoform X1 produces the protein MAAYIENQALDQHCTSKQSPSTVWGREVINSKHQEDEGAGAPPYSQEFKLEQEKLSGVVKSVHRQLRRKYREAGDFEKIWLEHCRDEGRLSEYAVAMKNLADNHWAKKCEGEGRIEWCLGVCQEYFFNGGKRKALEKDARRAALNDTPNSPKCHEVLFANLGLSVKTPDHEFHLPGKIRLLDVGSCYNPFLKYEDFLAVGIDIIPAVETVYKCDFLNLQIQQPLQLAPDAVDAFLMHLKSPIDSLPAELFHVVIFSLLLSYFPSCYQRWICCKKAHELLALNGLLLIITPDSSHQNRHAVMMKSWKIAIESLGFKRMIYSKFSHMHLMCFRKTSLKTTSDLLTRNYPDMLYIPQDFNSFEDDEYCSPCYTRSELEDEQVACTFTELPDTPYDSDAEENQSNSMPFYDMEDPILLFS, from the coding sequence GTCGCGAGGTAATCAACAGTAAACACCAGGAAGATGAAGGCGCCGGGGCACCACCGTATTCGCAAGAGTTTAAGCTGGAACAGGAGAAGCTGTCCGGGGTAGTGAAAAGTGTGCACCGTCAGCTACGCAGGAAATACAGAGAAGCTGGTGATTTTGAAAAGATTTGGCTGGAGCACTGCCGAGATGAAGGAAGACTTAGTGAATATGCTGTAGCAATGAAAAACTTAGCAGATAATCACTGGGCAAAAAAGTGTGAAGGTGAAGGTCGTATTGAATGGTGTCTTGGTGTGTGCCAAGAGTATTTTTTCAATGGAGGAAAGAGAAAAGCATTGGAAAAAGATGCACGCAGGGCTGCTTTAAACGACACTCCAAACTCTCCAAAGTGTCATGAAGTTTTATTTGCTAATTTAGGGCTTTCTGTCAAAACTCCAGATCATGAATTTCATCTCCCGGGAAAAATACGGTTACTTGATGTTGGAAGCTGTTACAACCCATTTTTAAAGTATGAAGATTTCTTGGCTGTGGGTATTGACATTATCCCTGCTGTTGAGACCGTATACAAATGCGACTTCCTTAACCTGCAAATACAGCAACCTCTTCAGCTTGCACCTGATGCAGTTGATGCCTTCCTGATGCACCTTAAAAGTCCTATTGATTCTTTGCCTGCTGAACTTTTTCATGTGGTTATTTTCTCCTTGTTACTTTCATACTTTCCGTCATGTTACCAGCGTTGGATTTGCTGTAAAAAAGCCCATGAACTCCTTGCACTGAATGGTTTGCTGCTCATTATCACCCCAGATTCATCCCATCAAAATCGTCATGCCGTGATGATGAAGAGCTGGAAAATAGCAATTGAATCTCTTGGCTTTAAACGTATGATTTATTCAAAGTTTTCTCACATGCATCTAATGTGTTTTAGAAAAACATCACTTAAAACAACAAGTGACTTGCTTACTAGGAACTATCCCGATATGTTGTATATTCCTCAAGATTTCAATTCTTTTGAGGATGATGAATATTGTAGCCCTTGTTACACACGTTCTGAACTTGAAGATGAACAGGTAGCATGTACTTTTACAGAGCTACCGGACACTCCTTACGATTCAGACGCTGAAGAAAATCAATCCAACTCAATGCCTTTCTATGATATGGAGGACCCCATACTGCTATTCAGCTAG
- the BMT2 gene encoding S-adenosylmethionine sensor upstream of mTORC1 isoform X2, giving the protein MLISYFFLNLQMDRSYNCSQSTYSGREVINSKHQEDEGAGAPPYSQEFKLEQEKLSGVVKSVHRQLRRKYREAGDFEKIWLEHCRDEGRLSEYAVAMKNLADNHWAKKCEGEGRIEWCLGVCQEYFFNGGKRKALEKDARRAALNDTPNSPKCHEVLFANLGLSVKTPDHEFHLPGKIRLLDVGSCYNPFLKYEDFLAVGIDIIPAVETVYKCDFLNLQIQQPLQLAPDAVDAFLMHLKSPIDSLPAELFHVVIFSLLLSYFPSCYQRWICCKKAHELLALNGLLLIITPDSSHQNRHAVMMKSWKIAIESLGFKRMIYSKFSHMHLMCFRKTSLKTTSDLLTRNYPDMLYIPQDFNSFEDDEYCSPCYTRSELEDEQVACTFTELPDTPYDSDAEENQSNSMPFYDMEDPILLFS; this is encoded by the coding sequence GTCGCGAGGTAATCAACAGTAAACACCAGGAAGATGAAGGCGCCGGGGCACCACCGTATTCGCAAGAGTTTAAGCTGGAACAGGAGAAGCTGTCCGGGGTAGTGAAAAGTGTGCACCGTCAGCTACGCAGGAAATACAGAGAAGCTGGTGATTTTGAAAAGATTTGGCTGGAGCACTGCCGAGATGAAGGAAGACTTAGTGAATATGCTGTAGCAATGAAAAACTTAGCAGATAATCACTGGGCAAAAAAGTGTGAAGGTGAAGGTCGTATTGAATGGTGTCTTGGTGTGTGCCAAGAGTATTTTTTCAATGGAGGAAAGAGAAAAGCATTGGAAAAAGATGCACGCAGGGCTGCTTTAAACGACACTCCAAACTCTCCAAAGTGTCATGAAGTTTTATTTGCTAATTTAGGGCTTTCTGTCAAAACTCCAGATCATGAATTTCATCTCCCGGGAAAAATACGGTTACTTGATGTTGGAAGCTGTTACAACCCATTTTTAAAGTATGAAGATTTCTTGGCTGTGGGTATTGACATTATCCCTGCTGTTGAGACCGTATACAAATGCGACTTCCTTAACCTGCAAATACAGCAACCTCTTCAGCTTGCACCTGATGCAGTTGATGCCTTCCTGATGCACCTTAAAAGTCCTATTGATTCTTTGCCTGCTGAACTTTTTCATGTGGTTATTTTCTCCTTGTTACTTTCATACTTTCCGTCATGTTACCAGCGTTGGATTTGCTGTAAAAAAGCCCATGAACTCCTTGCACTGAATGGTTTGCTGCTCATTATCACCCCAGATTCATCCCATCAAAATCGTCATGCCGTGATGATGAAGAGCTGGAAAATAGCAATTGAATCTCTTGGCTTTAAACGTATGATTTATTCAAAGTTTTCTCACATGCATCTAATGTGTTTTAGAAAAACATCACTTAAAACAACAAGTGACTTGCTTACTAGGAACTATCCCGATATGTTGTATATTCCTCAAGATTTCAATTCTTTTGAGGATGATGAATATTGTAGCCCTTGTTACACACGTTCTGAACTTGAAGATGAACAGGTAGCATGTACTTTTACAGAGCTACCGGACACTCCTTACGATTCAGACGCTGAAGAAAATCAATCCAACTCAATGCCTTTCTATGATATGGAGGACCCCATACTGCTATTCAGCTAG
- the BMT2 gene encoding S-adenosylmethionine sensor upstream of mTORC1 isoform X3 encodes MASACIPACREVINSKHQEDEGAGAPPYSQEFKLEQEKLSGVVKSVHRQLRRKYREAGDFEKIWLEHCRDEGRLSEYAVAMKNLADNHWAKKCEGEGRIEWCLGVCQEYFFNGGKRKALEKDARRAALNDTPNSPKCHEVLFANLGLSVKTPDHEFHLPGKIRLLDVGSCYNPFLKYEDFLAVGIDIIPAVETVYKCDFLNLQIQQPLQLAPDAVDAFLMHLKSPIDSLPAELFHVVIFSLLLSYFPSCYQRWICCKKAHELLALNGLLLIITPDSSHQNRHAVMMKSWKIAIESLGFKRMIYSKFSHMHLMCFRKTSLKTTSDLLTRNYPDMLYIPQDFNSFEDDEYCSPCYTRSELEDEQVACTFTELPDTPYDSDAEENQSNSMPFYDMEDPILLFS; translated from the coding sequence GTCGCGAGGTAATCAACAGTAAACACCAGGAAGATGAAGGCGCCGGGGCACCACCGTATTCGCAAGAGTTTAAGCTGGAACAGGAGAAGCTGTCCGGGGTAGTGAAAAGTGTGCACCGTCAGCTACGCAGGAAATACAGAGAAGCTGGTGATTTTGAAAAGATTTGGCTGGAGCACTGCCGAGATGAAGGAAGACTTAGTGAATATGCTGTAGCAATGAAAAACTTAGCAGATAATCACTGGGCAAAAAAGTGTGAAGGTGAAGGTCGTATTGAATGGTGTCTTGGTGTGTGCCAAGAGTATTTTTTCAATGGAGGAAAGAGAAAAGCATTGGAAAAAGATGCACGCAGGGCTGCTTTAAACGACACTCCAAACTCTCCAAAGTGTCATGAAGTTTTATTTGCTAATTTAGGGCTTTCTGTCAAAACTCCAGATCATGAATTTCATCTCCCGGGAAAAATACGGTTACTTGATGTTGGAAGCTGTTACAACCCATTTTTAAAGTATGAAGATTTCTTGGCTGTGGGTATTGACATTATCCCTGCTGTTGAGACCGTATACAAATGCGACTTCCTTAACCTGCAAATACAGCAACCTCTTCAGCTTGCACCTGATGCAGTTGATGCCTTCCTGATGCACCTTAAAAGTCCTATTGATTCTTTGCCTGCTGAACTTTTTCATGTGGTTATTTTCTCCTTGTTACTTTCATACTTTCCGTCATGTTACCAGCGTTGGATTTGCTGTAAAAAAGCCCATGAACTCCTTGCACTGAATGGTTTGCTGCTCATTATCACCCCAGATTCATCCCATCAAAATCGTCATGCCGTGATGATGAAGAGCTGGAAAATAGCAATTGAATCTCTTGGCTTTAAACGTATGATTTATTCAAAGTTTTCTCACATGCATCTAATGTGTTTTAGAAAAACATCACTTAAAACAACAAGTGACTTGCTTACTAGGAACTATCCCGATATGTTGTATATTCCTCAAGATTTCAATTCTTTTGAGGATGATGAATATTGTAGCCCTTGTTACACACGTTCTGAACTTGAAGATGAACAGGTAGCATGTACTTTTACAGAGCTACCGGACACTCCTTACGATTCAGACGCTGAAGAAAATCAATCCAACTCAATGCCTTTCTATGATATGGAGGACCCCATACTGCTATTCAGCTAG